In Rubrivirga marina, the following are encoded in one genomic region:
- a CDS encoding RagB/SusD family nutrient uptake outer membrane protein, with translation MTLSLRTAALAVALGLLAPSLAGCDLVGLDDRPNPNGPALDDIIDNPTEAALANVAVGVEASSRLGLGTYLVDVGVLGREYWRVSPSDPRFTQDLLGFAQSTLDNNTFYITTPWASRYTVIRNANTMLVALEANETLSAAEKSAARGFAKTWIAYQYLLNLNLTYENGIRFIEPGADEAGPIVGYDESLDRIAALFDDAADDLEAGSSFFFDVSIGQGIPNSVDGYLQVNRALAARVDAYREDWGGVLDALDDSFVDASRPLTIGAYHTFSTSAGDITNPFFFPLDGGGDGVLAHPTFVTDIADGDDRIAKVAERTASRTFDGLTSSYDVDVYDSPTTPIPIVRNAELLLLRAEANAQLGNTGPAVAALDVIRTAAGLAPYSGGTGTDALVDEVLRQRRYELFAEGHRWIDLRRYGRLGTLPIDRANDDVFDRFPIPESDNPTT, from the coding sequence ATGACTCTCTCTCTTCGTACGGCGGCCCTGGCCGTCGCCCTCGGGCTCCTGGCGCCGAGCCTCGCCGGGTGCGACCTCGTCGGCCTCGACGACCGGCCGAACCCGAACGGGCCCGCGCTCGACGACATCATCGATAACCCGACCGAGGCGGCCCTGGCGAACGTGGCCGTCGGCGTCGAGGCGTCGTCCCGGCTCGGCCTCGGGACGTACCTCGTCGACGTCGGCGTGCTCGGCCGCGAGTACTGGCGGGTCAGCCCGTCGGACCCCCGGTTCACGCAGGACCTCCTCGGCTTCGCGCAGTCGACGCTCGACAACAACACGTTCTACATCACGACGCCGTGGGCCTCGCGGTACACCGTGATCCGAAACGCCAACACGATGCTCGTCGCGCTCGAGGCGAACGAGACGCTGTCGGCCGCCGAGAAGTCGGCGGCCCGCGGGTTCGCCAAGACGTGGATCGCGTACCAGTACCTCCTCAACCTCAACCTGACCTACGAGAACGGGATCCGCTTTATCGAGCCCGGCGCCGACGAGGCCGGCCCCATCGTGGGCTACGACGAGTCGCTCGACCGGATCGCGGCCCTCTTCGACGACGCCGCGGACGACCTCGAGGCGGGATCGTCGTTCTTCTTCGACGTGTCGATCGGGCAGGGCATCCCGAACTCGGTGGACGGCTACCTCCAGGTGAACCGGGCCCTCGCGGCCCGCGTCGACGCCTACCGGGAGGACTGGGGCGGCGTGCTCGACGCCCTCGACGACTCGTTCGTCGACGCGTCTCGGCCGCTCACGATCGGGGCGTACCACACGTTCTCGACGAGCGCGGGCGACATCACGAACCCGTTCTTCTTCCCGCTCGACGGGGGCGGCGACGGCGTCCTCGCGCACCCGACATTCGTGACCGACATCGCCGACGGCGACGACCGGATCGCGAAGGTGGCGGAGCGGACGGCGTCGCGGACGTTCGACGGCTTGACGTCGAGCTACGACGTGGACGTGTACGACTCGCCGACGACGCCCATCCCGATCGTCCGGAATGCGGAGCTCCTCCTGCTGCGGGCCGAGGCGAACGCGCAGCTGGGCAACACGGGACCGGCCGTCGCGGCCCTCGACGTGATCCGCACTGCGGCCGGCCTCGCTCCCTACAGCGGGGGCACGGGCACGGACGCGCTCGTCGACGAGGTGCTCCGCCAGCGGCGCTACGAGTTGTTCGCGGAGGGCCACCGCTGGATCGATCTCCGCCGGTACGGCCGCCTCGGGACGCTCCCCATCGACCGCGCCAACGACGACGTCTTCGACCGCTTCCCGATCCCCGAGAGCGACAACCCGACCACCTAG
- a CDS encoding SusC/RagA family TonB-linked outer membrane protein — protein MLLSTLRRATLAALFVLPALAAAQGTVRGTVTDAETGASIPGATVFVAASNIGTTTDADGAYELALPPGQRTLTVSFVGYRSQELEVPEGQTTLNIALEPDLLGLEEVVVTGLGTTIRRANSANSVETISARELAEVSTPQTLDGALNGKVTGAVINSNSGAPGGGINIRLRGITTINGNSQPLYVVDGVIISNDAVSNGINAVTAAAGGGNASNQDNPANRIADLAPEDIESIEILKGPSAAAIYGARAANGVVVIRTKRGSSGRTDVSFSQSVGMTSIGRRLGTRQFTEATAIDQFTTAPDDDATPEEIAQYNASVEQIRQLYRAGEAAGFYDYEEALYGNEGLLLTSDLSVSGGNDRTQFFVSGIVKDDEGIIEQTGYEKQSGRVNLTHRLSNVFSVDANANYIRSVARRGITGNDNSGTTYGIGLLATPNFVNLFPDANGVYPDNPFNSSNFLQTRDLSTIEEENNRFLGSGQLTVNLFTTNTQSLQLVGTGGVDYYALDQVNLFPVELQFEDDDGLPGTSILGRTTNLNTNLQALAVHGYAPEGRSLSFTTQLGFTAFDQDFNNVSSVAQGLIPNQQNLDQAAALQTNQGRLFQNDRAVFAQEEVNWNDAIIGTLGVRAEQSSANGDVDTFYAYPKAGLAVNLTNLGLFEGGPVDLFKLRAAFGQTGNTAPFGAKFTTYGTLAVGGNIGLSIGGQRGLADVVPERASEIEAGLDLTLLDGRVNFEGTVYAKTVDDLLLTRQVPLSSGFTVETFNGGQLQNNGIELGLSLIPVDGPSVRWISRTSFWANQAEVTELNVPPFQAAGGGFGTGLGSIRIEEGESPTQIVGIDGGEVVQLGDVSPDFQMSFFNDVTIARRLRFTAFAHWKQGGDIINLSELLGDLSGTSPDYDDDADGDGTPDGLQRLLQFGSSARPFVQDASYFRLREVRLDYDVAPQFFGPLGGALQSLRLGISATNLFTITPYKSYDPEVSNFGNQPVASGVEVAPFPSSRNVYFHVNLGL, from the coding sequence ATGCTCCTCTCTACCCTTCGGCGCGCCACGCTGGCCGCCTTGTTCGTTCTGCCGGCCCTCGCCGCCGCTCAGGGCACCGTCCGTGGAACCGTGACCGATGCGGAGACGGGGGCCAGCATCCCCGGCGCGACCGTGTTTGTCGCGGCCTCCAACATCGGGACCACAACCGACGCCGACGGCGCGTACGAGTTGGCGCTCCCGCCCGGCCAGCGCACGCTGACGGTTTCGTTCGTCGGGTATCGGTCACAAGAGCTCGAGGTGCCCGAGGGGCAGACGACGCTCAACATCGCGCTCGAACCGGACCTGCTCGGGCTGGAGGAAGTGGTCGTGACCGGGCTCGGCACGACGATCCGCCGCGCGAACTCGGCCAACTCGGTCGAGACGATCTCGGCCCGCGAACTCGCCGAAGTCTCGACGCCGCAGACGCTCGACGGCGCGCTCAACGGCAAGGTCACGGGCGCCGTGATCAACTCGAACTCCGGTGCGCCGGGCGGCGGCATCAACATCCGCCTGCGGGGGATCACGACGATCAACGGCAACAGCCAGCCGCTCTACGTGGTCGACGGCGTGATCATCTCGAACGACGCCGTCTCCAACGGGATCAACGCGGTGACGGCCGCGGCCGGCGGCGGGAACGCCTCGAACCAGGACAACCCGGCCAACCGCATCGCGGACCTCGCGCCCGAGGACATCGAGTCGATCGAGATCCTGAAGGGGCCGTCCGCGGCGGCCATCTATGGCGCCCGCGCGGCCAACGGGGTCGTCGTGATCCGCACGAAGCGGGGCTCTTCGGGCCGGACCGACGTGTCGTTCTCGCAGTCGGTCGGCATGACGAGCATCGGCCGCCGGCTAGGGACGCGGCAGTTCACGGAGGCCACGGCGATCGACCAGTTCACGACCGCCCCGGACGACGACGCGACGCCGGAGGAGATCGCGCAGTACAACGCGAGCGTCGAGCAGATCCGCCAGCTCTACCGGGCCGGCGAGGCCGCCGGGTTCTACGACTACGAAGAGGCGCTCTACGGCAACGAGGGGCTGCTCCTCACGTCCGACCTCTCGGTCTCCGGCGGCAACGACCGGACGCAGTTCTTCGTCTCGGGCATCGTCAAGGACGACGAGGGGATCATCGAGCAGACCGGCTACGAGAAGCAGTCCGGCCGCGTGAACCTGACGCACCGGCTGAGCAACGTGTTCTCGGTCGACGCCAACGCCAACTACATCCGGTCGGTCGCCCGCCGCGGCATCACCGGCAACGACAACTCGGGTACCACCTACGGGATCGGGCTCCTGGCCACGCCCAACTTCGTCAACCTCTTCCCGGACGCGAACGGGGTGTACCCGGACAACCCGTTCAACTCGTCCAACTTCCTCCAGACCCGCGACCTCTCAACGATCGAGGAGGAGAACAACCGGTTCCTCGGCTCCGGCCAGCTCACGGTCAACCTCTTCACGACGAACACCCAGTCGCTCCAGCTCGTCGGGACCGGCGGCGTGGACTACTACGCGCTCGACCAGGTCAACCTGTTCCCGGTCGAGCTCCAGTTCGAGGACGACGACGGGCTCCCCGGGACGTCGATCCTGGGCCGGACGACGAACCTCAACACGAACCTCCAGGCCCTCGCGGTCCACGGCTACGCGCCGGAGGGGCGGAGCCTGTCGTTCACGACGCAGCTCGGGTTCACGGCGTTCGACCAGGACTTCAACAACGTGTCGAGCGTGGCGCAGGGGCTGATCCCGAACCAGCAGAACCTCGACCAAGCCGCGGCGCTCCAGACGAACCAGGGCCGCCTGTTCCAGAACGACCGGGCCGTGTTCGCGCAGGAGGAGGTCAACTGGAACGACGCGATCATCGGCACGCTCGGCGTCCGGGCCGAGCAGTCGTCGGCCAACGGGGACGTGGACACGTTCTACGCCTACCCGAAGGCGGGCCTCGCCGTCAACCTGACCAACCTCGGGCTGTTCGAGGGCGGACCCGTGGACCTCTTCAAACTCCGCGCGGCGTTCGGCCAGACGGGCAACACGGCGCCGTTCGGGGCCAAGTTCACGACCTACGGGACGCTCGCCGTCGGCGGCAACATCGGCCTGTCGATCGGCGGCCAGCGCGGCCTGGCCGACGTCGTGCCCGAGCGGGCGAGCGAGATCGAGGCCGGCCTCGACCTCACGCTCCTCGACGGGCGCGTCAACTTCGAGGGGACGGTCTACGCCAAGACGGTCGACGACCTCCTCCTCACGCGGCAGGTCCCGCTCTCATCCGGGTTCACGGTCGAGACGTTCAACGGCGGCCAGCTTCAGAACAACGGGATCGAGCTCGGCCTGAGCCTGATCCCCGTCGACGGCCCGAGCGTCCGGTGGATCTCGCGGACCAGCTTCTGGGCCAACCAGGCCGAGGTCACCGAGCTCAACGTCCCGCCGTTCCAGGCGGCCGGCGGCGGGTTCGGGACCGGGCTCGGCTCCATCCGGATCGAGGAGGGCGAGAGCCCGACCCAGATCGTCGGCATCGACGGCGGCGAGGTCGTCCAACTCGGCGACGTCTCGCCGGACTTCCAGATGTCGTTCTTCAACGACGTCACGATCGCGCGGCGCCTTCGCTTCACCGCGTTCGCCCACTGGAAGCAGGGCGGCGACATCATCAACCTGAGCGAGTTGCTCGGCGACCTGTCGGGCACGAGCCCGGACTACGACGACGACGCCGATGGCGACGGAACGCCGGACGGCCTGCAGCGGCTGCTCCAGTTCGGGTCGAGCGCGCGGCCGTTCGTTCAGGACGCCTCGTACTTCCGTCTCCGCGAGGTCCGGCTCGACTACGACGTGGCGCCCCAGTTCTTCGGCCCGCTGGGCGGCGCGCTCCAGAGCCTCCGGCTGGGCATCTCGGCCACGAATCTGTTCACGATCACGCCCTACAAGAGCTACGACCCGGAGGTCAGCAACTTCGGCAACCAGCCGGTCGCGTCGGGGGTCGAGGTGGCGCCGTTCCCGTCGTCGCGGAACGTGTACTTCCACGTCAACCTCGGCCTCTAG
- a CDS encoding superoxide dismutase family protein has translation MRTLSLVAVFLLGLTACQSTERATDRAAEGAEDAADATVDVARGAADAVEDAAGAAYGAVTDIFDSDDSAYAAAVVRPTSAPGASAQGTVSFRESDGGIVLALSLSGLRPGTHAVHVHENAACGPGEDGTPGGAAGGHWDPAGSMDHGAPTEDLDSKHLGDFGNFEVEPDGTADIVVAVSPFPTEEYSVADHAVVIHQGRDDLETDPAGDAGARVGCGVIEGRMP, from the coding sequence ATGCGAACCCTCTCCCTCGTCGCCGTTTTCCTCCTCGGGCTGACGGCGTGCCAGTCCACTGAACGCGCGACCGACCGGGCCGCCGAAGGCGCTGAAGACGCCGCCGATGCGACGGTCGACGTGGCCCGAGGCGCCGCCGACGCCGTCGAGGACGCGGCCGGTGCTGCGTACGGCGCCGTCACGGACATCTTCGACAGTGATGACAGCGCCTACGCCGCCGCCGTCGTCCGCCCGACATCCGCTCCTGGCGCCAGTGCCCAGGGCACCGTCTCGTTCCGCGAATCCGATGGCGGCATCGTTCTCGCGCTCAGCCTGAGCGGTCTCCGGCCGGGGACGCACGCCGTCCACGTGCACGAGAACGCAGCGTGCGGGCCAGGCGAGGACGGCACGCCCGGAGGCGCGGCCGGTGGTCACTGGGACCCGGCCGGGTCGATGGACCACGGCGCGCCGACCGAAGACCTCGACAGCAAGCACCTCGGCGACTTCGGCAACTTCGAGGTCGAACCCGACGGCACGGCGGACATCGTCGTCGCCGTGTCGCCGTTCCCGACGGAGGAGTACAGCGTGGCCGACCACGCGGTCGTGATCCACCAGGGCCGCGATGATCTGGAGACGGACCCGGCCGGGGACGCGGGCGCGCGGGTCGGCTGTGGCGTGATCGAGGGGCGGATGCCGTAA